The DNA sequence AAGAACTAAACTCTACAAACACCAAAGTATCTGAATTTATGAGTTACTGTATACTTTATAGCTTCCAAATAAATACATTTATGACATATTTAGGTGCTGACTAAGTGAAGATGGCAATATACTTATAGCTTTATAAATTGATTGTGAATTTGTGATGGAACTTAACTTAAACTCTAAGAATCTAAAGTTCCATCAAATCCTAAAGGAAACAATAGAGAATACTATACATGAGCAGTTTCTCAACACATTTCTTGTTTTCAACTTTTGATCATTGACAATATCTTCTATTGCAGGCCAATATTTGATGGTTCTAGTGATCTTACAATAGAAGTCGGAACAACCAATTTTGCTCTTCACAAGGTACAGAGATGAAGTATTAGATATTTCTTCTTCTCATGTAATTTGATCTATTAATATCTTCATAATCATCGGAGTGCTCAAGTCTAGCAAATGTAGAAGTTGTGCCAAAAATGGGTAGGCATAGGCAAACGTATTTAAAATGTGCATAGTCAAGCAACAGAGAAATAGAATGATATATTTCTGAAAAGTGGAAACTCTGATTAGAAAAGATAAGAAAATGTTAAAAATTAAAACCACTTTCAATTATTTACTGGTCAAATATACTTTTAAACAATAATTCAAGTTGGCTTAGATGCAAGAATATAGGAGATTATGAAGTTCTATTAGATGCTTACTTGTTCTGATATAAGTGGATTGTAAAACTTTGCTCTAAAGCCTTGTAATTTCATTCTATACCAAATTCTAATGTTATGTCTTGTATCAACTGAGCTTCATCTCATTTGTAGCTTCTGAGTTTAAGTTTTGAACAAACTTTCAAGAAAGAAAATTTGTTATGTTTTTTTAGAGCTAGAGGGAAAACGTAAAGTTGCAGTTGTAAGTTTAAGTACAAATATTATGACAATGAAAATATGAGTGAGTACCTCTTTAATGACATAGCATTCAAGGAAATTTTTATATTTCTCAGTAAATATACTTCTTAGTTGGCATAACTTTTGGCACGTCGGCGAGTCTTGCTATTGTAAAAATCAAAGATTTTACAGCTTCTCTGCACTCCTCAAGACATGTCCTATAAACAAAAATTACCCAGAATGAACTAACATGTGGTAAATCATCTTGTATTGAGAAGGGAAAAAAAGGTAGTCGAAATCAGTTATGAAAAGTTTCTGCACAACCTTTGTATAAATGCAACAATAATTGTAACTAATACGAATATATCAAAATAAGCCatcatcaaaataaaaaagtTGACCAAACATTTAATTACCAGTATATTTTATGGGAAGCTCTAGAAAAAAGTTGTAATTTTCTACCTATGTGAATATAAGCACATCTCATGTGCTATGCGCAGAGTTAATGATAAGACATGCAAAATATGATGGTTAATGCAATGCAACATGAAATCTAAATGATGAACTCCACACAAGTTGCTTTAAGTGAAGCATTTGACAATATGTAAATGCATTGGCTAAATATTGAAATTAAAAGATACCTTGATTCGCCCAGATGATGTTCATTCCTTAAAGACTTCTGGCTCTACGCAAActagtgctacaaaagaggaaatAAAGATATCACCTGCAATGTTGCAGCAGTGAGCAAAGGAGACACCATTTAGTGAATCCGTAAGAGAAAAGTTCTTTATCTGCTTACCATAGACAAAGCACTGTACAACAAATTTGCATTTGGGATAAACATTCTCAATTTTCTCAAGAGCAAGTTATTCAACCTGTGCCAACTTAAAGATATTATTCCTATTCATAATGAGCATTCAAAGATCAGACTACCACTCATATTATATATTTTCTAATAAAATTCATTCTAAGTAATATTGCATACCTAGTAGAAATCAATGAATGTGAAATGATGGTTGGTAATCCATATTCATGCAACTCCACAATTTAACTGAAGTGATTGACTGCAAATATAGATATTTAATTTAACAAATAAAAGTATTTCCATGTGACGAAAAAATAATTAAGCTATAACAGGATATATCAAAGTAAATTAAATTTAGAAGAATGTTTACCTCATCAAATTTTCTGTTTTTTTGTAGTATGACCAACTATATACTGAGTATGTACACTGAACTTGCTATTGGTGCTTCTCATTTGATACTTACTCATTAAAAACTTCTATCATCTTAATTTCGAAAAATTTCTTGATACACTACATTTGTAGTTTCATTTGTTATTTTTCCATCTTCATCATAATATATGATCTTCAACCTTTTTCTACTTCTTACTCTTGAAAGTGCAACGTATAGTTGTCCATGAATAAATACAAGCTTCTTAAAAAATAATCCCACATTACATAATGACTGGCCTTGGATTTTATTGATGGTCATGGCAAAAGATACAATGACTGAAAATTGCCTTCTTTTGAAGTTAAAAGAAATTCTTACATCAGATGGAATAAGTATCATTCTTGGTGTAAAAACTTTGTCTCCAGTCATTTTTCCTAATAATACTTTGGCTTTAGTTATACGATTTCTAAGTCTTGTGATGATCAATCTTGTACCATTGCATAATCTTAATGATTGATCTATATTTCTTAACAACATCACAGGAACGCCTACCTTCAAAGTGATAGAGTGATTTGGAATACCTGAACATTTAATACTATTTAGAAATTTAGGTGTATGTACATGTTCCAAAGATCTAAATGCATAATTATACATGCAAATTGTATCCGAACTTAAATATGACTTATCCTGACTATTGTTGAGAGAAACCATGTAATCATTCACCGATTCCACCATTTCAAGAGTTGGCACAAGAATTGCTCTTTCTTGAAGGTATTTTATATCTGTGAAATATCTCAAGAAATCAGAATATGTACTTTGTACAATTCCAGATATTGGATCATCACAATTATGTATGAGAATATCATCGGGTATTTCCACTTTCTCAATGTCATCAATGGAACATCCAATATTTCCATCACTTATTGCCAAAATCCAATCAGAAAACTATTTTAAATCATCCAAATCAGAACCGGATATATTTTCTTGCAATCTCATATTTGTTGTTAGCTTTAAAAACCTGACAGTGGGGCCACAAATATGAAGAATATCGAGTTGTTTCAACAATCTCTTGCCTAATACCTTTTGAAATTACAAGCAAGATTTGTCTGAAGGCACCTCCAAGAATAATTGTTTTACCTCCAAATGACCGATCTAAATTTGATGGATCTTTAAATCTTAGAATATCTCTAAGCGTTTGATCAAGATCTTCAAAACAATATTTATGCATCATTGGTGCCTCATCCCAAATCATCAATTTTGCCTTCGCAATCAACTTTGCCAAAGGAATACCTTGTTTTATATTGCATGTTGAATCTTTAGTTGGATTTAGAGGGATCACAAATTCTTCCTCATTGTAATATGGTCTTAGCATTGTCGGAAAATCGTTAAAGCTTTTTCCACAACCTTTTAAAATTCTTCCCAGCCTTTTTAAGCAAATGATTTTTCACTTCATCGTCGGTTAGCTCGGCCTCTACATGACATAAAAATGTTAGAgttcaaaataaaatatatacTCATACTTAAAACTCAACCATGTAGTTTCATGTATATGTAGTTTGTTTGTATGAGCATACAGGTCATTGATATTTTTATAGAATAACATAACTAAGCATAGATCTGGAGTACTATTTTTAGTTCTTTTAAGTCATGTATTAAAATAAGTCAAAAGAGAAAGCTGGAATTTGTGATGTCGTTTAGAACATATAAGAACAAAAAGTAGCGAGAAAAGATTGATATTATAAATTGATCAAATTGACTTTATCAATAGTTAAAAATAGAGAGTTGTCTTCATCTATCAGGCTACCAAATTCAACAAAGTAGAATATTAAAGAAGTTATCATGTACCAAcatttattccttgtttaatcCATATAGcagtaaaaaattatttaatctaaaaattttatcttttaatacCTGGGCTACTCAATAATGTTCTTTCTTCACGAAGAATATCTTCTGATAATAACTTCCACGATGATTGCCAAACAATTCTGGTCGTAACATTGAATTTGATAACAACATGAAAAATAAGTGTCTTAGATAAGATGGCATTCCCCAAGTACTTGCTTCCTTTATAGCATCAACATATTCTTTGTCGTCATCCAACAACCCAAGTGCATAACATGCATCTCTAAAAGTAAGATAGTTCTGATTGTTAATTCTTCAAAGTTGTTTGTATGAAGTTAGACCTTTGATTACATTCAACAACAATTTGAGATAATATATCTCTCCATTCCCTGGAGTAACAAAGAAAATCCTCCCAATTGAAAATACAGAATTTATCCTCTTTtcccatttttttaatttttcggtCCACCAAAATTTAAGAGGGAATTCTGCGTAAGtcaaatctctaacttctgaataAATTTTGTTTGCCTCAAACTGTCACGACTTTGAGCCATACTTGAGGTTACGAAGAGGTTAACTCCCCGAATAAAATTTGGTGATTAAACATTTCTGTGGTAACTTGCCGagttgagctatgatagcacacattgcacatgactacactttagcatgtcatttatactagTCCATAAGAATGAAAATTGTATTTCATTCATCACATACGTGTATACTTGTTTAACTGCTCCTGTATAATATGTTCGGACTGGAGGCCAGCGactatgccgggcggattatattattatagcacgtgagttgtctgtgcggatctagatattgtactatagcacatgagttgttcgtgcaaaaaCGTGAAATGTCCGTGtggttgatattgatgtgatCTCTGGGATAGTCGGTTACTGTTATTGGACTATACTATGATGAGATGaaattccttatgcttatttcgtgtgttttgCTCTTATTTGATTGAAAATAGTTCATAGGAAAATGTTAGTTTCCTTGCTTGCTTAGTAGCCCTCTTGTTAATTTTC is a window from the Nicotiana tomentosiformis chromosome 10, ASM39032v3, whole genome shotgun sequence genome containing:
- the LOC104120280 gene encoding uncharacterized protein, whose product is MLRPYYNEEEFVIPLNPTKDSTCNIKQGIPLAKLIAKAKLMIWDEAPMMHKYCFEDLDQTLRDILRFKDPSNLDRSFGGKTIILGGAFRQILLVISKGIRQEIVETTRYSSYLWPHCQFSDWILAISDGNIGCSIDDIEKVEIPDDILIHNCDDPISGIVQSTYSDFLRYFTDIKYLQERAILVPTLEMVESVNDYMVSLNNSQDKSYLSSDTICMYNYAFRSLEHVHTPKFLNSIKCSGIPNHSITLKVGVPVMLLRNIDQSLRLCNGTRLIITRLRNRITKAKVLLGKMTGDKVFTPRMILIPSDVRISFNFKRRQFSVIVSFAMTINKIQGQSLCNVGLFFKKLVFIHGQLYVALSRVRSRKRLKIIYYDEDGKITNETTNVVYQEIFRN